In the genome of Candidatus Zixiibacteriota bacterium, one region contains:
- a CDS encoding PAS domain S-box protein — protein sequence MRNESRRRSVGYYSSWIIVILSLCLLALALACMPSEEEEYTFLDNTDVDPLLLPWRFVISSKLSDLSSRGESIRSKIVHLADCSGSSSINYHIQNNWKPDDTITAIVFYDDFAKRKAISHYNVKAASISYDYSFDLDGDGLCEVAFIYVHLDSLWLDIYSPRQGRKAHLLLVVGDDRNGNGYWDGRGIICGHCDIDKDGLAELLVGVDVGYDLYPRELLCVDALGEEILWRVPYAGIISRSNVYVEPNGMGKDPLIVFGLTSKGNAAESPTMDDQHAYVVGVNRSGELMWQHEVGGVFDRALPVVIDIDGDGLPEIVVPRLSEPTAPNTDSPEKPVQSFLVLSTTGELIDSVADIPQSIMYSCSLADVDNDGRPEILTLFSDKQLVVYDQKFVVKCRTRLTSQAEFWTVDDILGNGRHQILLSNRDNNLLLLDRNLNLLAQLHLEAVPQVRESSVGMREHSEGRLSLVLSVDRGLVHYVLELEQRQWSTVFLRRPGLLAMVALLPTAVVIILLVMSWFRIKRKNRLISAQKDTVDGAREKLERRVDERTAELSVLNAELRSSEEKYRLLVENAGATVALIDRTGHFLFANELAARAKGLTPDELVGKTMWDVFPKEVADRQVEGVRRVIDFAQGTNTDVLTWVSDQWRWYATNLQPFRDDSGRVVSALVIAHDITDLKVLEKELQHSVSRFESILSSMDDLVFVIDKEGVFVEYHQPEKASGLYAPPEVFLGKSYKEILPADVANSFESALEAVSNTNEVQEIDYPLEISGKERWFDAKISPRFGVDHELTGFTVVVRDITDRREADEALRESEERYRSIANSAQDCIFCKDMDHRYTYVNPAMERLFGCSASELLGHTPEELFDPESASTIREIDNIAFSGEVATAIRILPINEEAHLFHTIQAPIRDAEGNVVAISGIVRDITEWREAETQLHLLGQAVEQTMDEVAIANLDGHIQFVNVSWACAHGYSQDELIGKHLSIFHTPQQNVDEVIPFNEHVFRDGTYEGEIGHVRKDGTTFPTFMTCSLISDEDGKPIAIVGIARDITAQKHALEALEASEERFREMVDLLPQAVYELNSHGQVTFANRSALESYGYDQSDVEAGVNVRQLFMPEEIERLLVNMQKRLRGELPDGHEYIALRKDGNTFPVLTYTNPIVRNGKTVGLRGVAVDMTERKEASDRLEASQVRYRELFNSVVEGLAQVDENEIIQFCNPAMADIFDEDSVDDLVGRQVTDYLSDEQSIILTDQTAMRRTGVSSSYELRINTAKGITKTIMVSVAPQFDDDGNYTGAFGAVLDITERKRAEEALWASEEKYRGIFDESVAAVYIFDFDKNFIDSNQAGLELLGYSRSELLSMSIPDVDADPTLVIDAHAQLNSGERIVNYEHQLVRKDGRVITVLNNSLPLTDADGSVIGMQSTLIDITERNRAEDALRESETRLDMALHGASLGLWDLNLKTRAVIRNNEWAEMLGYTLEEIDGDVQSFRELVHPDDRAALRRAAYVHFAGETPAFEVEHRMRTKSGEWKWVLNCGQVTERDSNDEPVRMVGIHLDITDRKRAEEEIRRAEQVRYNQIREIAGGVSHEIYNSLYPAMVALEKLQTEIKGAPTNHKDKQSRLLRMTSSAVERAISMTELVTEYARLENRKKQESVNIMSVVQNIIDDLRFRIEEIGVELSVDLPDDLSCVCSEEHAHSVFNNLINNALDALADADQPRLNIAGEVVDDERMRIRITDTGTGIPDENLPKVFDAFFSTKPRTGTGLGLAIVKKIVTLYGGEITVRSSLDTGTEFVILLTRFIDNTA from the coding sequence ATGCGGAACGAATCACGTCGCCGTTCTGTCGGCTATTATTCTTCGTGGATTATTGTGATCCTCTCTTTGTGTCTGTTGGCTCTTGCACTCGCCTGTATGCCGAGTGAAGAGGAGGAATACACTTTTCTGGATAATACGGACGTCGATCCTCTCCTGCTCCCATGGCGTTTTGTTATCAGTTCTAAATTATCTGACCTATCAAGCAGGGGAGAGTCGATCAGAAGCAAGATTGTTCACCTGGCCGACTGCTCAGGCTCTTCCTCAATCAACTACCACATTCAGAACAACTGGAAGCCCGACGATACCATCACGGCGATCGTGTTCTATGACGATTTTGCAAAACGAAAAGCCATCAGTCATTACAACGTGAAAGCAGCCAGTATCTCGTATGACTATTCGTTCGATTTGGACGGTGATGGGTTGTGCGAAGTAGCTTTTATTTACGTTCACCTCGATTCCCTGTGGCTTGATATTTATAGCCCTCGGCAGGGGAGGAAAGCTCACCTCCTGCTTGTTGTGGGAGACGACCGCAACGGAAACGGATATTGGGATGGTCGGGGGATCATTTGTGGTCATTGTGATATAGATAAAGACGGCTTGGCTGAGTTATTGGTGGGGGTTGATGTCGGTTATGATCTGTATCCACGCGAGCTACTATGTGTTGATGCGCTTGGTGAGGAAATTCTCTGGCGCGTGCCATATGCCGGTATAATCTCTCGGTCCAATGTTTACGTGGAACCAAATGGAATGGGGAAAGACCCCTTGATTGTGTTTGGTCTGACATCAAAGGGGAATGCCGCCGAGTCGCCGACAATGGACGACCAACATGCTTACGTCGTAGGAGTTAATCGAAGTGGTGAGCTGATGTGGCAACACGAGGTTGGGGGCGTTTTCGACCGCGCACTTCCGGTGGTTATAGATATCGATGGTGACGGTTTGCCGGAGATCGTTGTTCCTCGCCTGTCGGAGCCTACTGCCCCGAACACAGACAGCCCAGAGAAGCCTGTCCAGTCGTTTCTGGTTCTGTCAACAACCGGGGAATTGATAGACAGCGTTGCAGACATCCCGCAGTCGATCATGTACAGCTGTTCTCTGGCGGATGTGGACAACGATGGTAGACCGGAGATTCTAACGCTGTTTTCCGATAAGCAGCTGGTAGTATATGATCAGAAATTCGTCGTCAAATGCAGAACCAGGTTGACTTCGCAGGCCGAATTCTGGACGGTTGACGATATCCTCGGTAATGGTCGTCACCAGATCCTGCTGTCAAACCGTGATAACAATCTGCTCCTTCTGGACCGGAATCTGAATCTTTTGGCTCAGCTTCATCTTGAGGCAGTGCCGCAGGTACGGGAATCATCTGTCGGAATGAGGGAGCACTCCGAGGGAAGACTTAGTCTGGTGCTTTCCGTAGATAGGGGGCTGGTTCACTATGTTCTTGAGCTGGAGCAGAGACAATGGAGCACAGTCTTTCTGCGCCGTCCCGGATTATTGGCCATGGTTGCATTGTTGCCGACGGCCGTTGTCATTATCCTGCTTGTTATGTCCTGGTTCAGGATAAAGCGCAAGAACAGGCTGATCTCAGCCCAGAAGGATACTGTCGATGGGGCGCGGGAGAAGTTGGAACGCCGGGTCGATGAACGGACGGCGGAGTTGTCGGTTCTGAATGCGGAGCTTCGGTCCAGCGAAGAGAAGTATCGTCTTCTCGTTGAAAATGCCGGGGCCACAGTTGCCCTTATTGACCGTACTGGTCATTTTCTTTTCGCAAACGAACTGGCTGCCAGAGCCAAGGGGCTGACACCCGATGAACTGGTGGGCAAAACAATGTGGGATGTCTTCCCCAAGGAAGTAGCTGACCGGCAAGTTGAAGGCGTTCGAAGGGTTATCGACTTCGCACAGGGGACAAATACTGATGTACTGACGTGGGTTTCTGATCAGTGGCGATGGTATGCTACTAATCTGCAACCCTTCCGTGATGACTCTGGTCGAGTGGTCTCAGCACTGGTCATAGCTCATGATATCACCGATCTCAAGGTGCTGGAAAAAGAACTGCAGCACAGCGTATCCCGATTTGAATCAATCTTGTCTTCAATGGACGATCTGGTATTCGTGATTGATAAGGAGGGTGTTTTTGTGGAATACCATCAGCCTGAGAAGGCTAGTGGTTTGTATGCGCCCCCCGAAGTTTTTCTGGGGAAATCTTACAAGGAGATACTGCCGGCAGATGTTGCAAACAGCTTCGAGAGTGCTCTTGAGGCGGTATCCAACACGAACGAAGTACAAGAGATCGATTATCCCTTGGAAATCAGCGGTAAGGAACGGTGGTTTGATGCAAAGATATCCCCACGTTTTGGTGTGGACCATGAGTTGACCGGTTTCACCGTTGTTGTTCGTGATATTACTGACCGCAGGGAGGCCGACGAAGCTCTGAGGGAGAGTGAGGAGCGATACCGTTCCATCGCCAATTCGGCTCAAGACTGTATTTTCTGCAAAGATATGGATCACCGCTATACATATGTCAACCCCGCCATGGAACGCCTTTTTGGATGTTCAGCCTCGGAGCTACTGGGACACACTCCAGAGGAACTCTTTGATCCAGAATCTGCTTCCACAATAAGGGAGATAGACAACATTGCATTTAGTGGTGAAGTAGCAACTGCTATCCGTATCTTGCCAATTAACGAAGAAGCACATCTCTTTCACACTATCCAGGCACCGATAAGGGATGCAGAAGGAAATGTCGTAGCAATCAGTGGTATCGTACGAGACATCACCGAATGGCGTGAAGCTGAGACTCAATTGCATCTTCTGGGTCAGGCGGTTGAACAGACTATGGATGAAGTCGCCATAGCCAACCTGGACGGCCATATCCAGTTCGTTAATGTCTCCTGGGCATGCGCCCACGGTTACAGCCAGGACGAATTGATCGGTAAACACCTCTCCATTTTTCATACACCGCAGCAGAATGTGGATGAAGTTATTCCGTTTAATGAACATGTGTTTCGCGATGGGACTTACGAAGGAGAGATCGGGCATGTCCGCAAGGATGGTACCACCTTTCCCACTTTCATGACCTGTTCGCTAATCTCGGATGAGGATGGCAAACCAATAGCTATAGTTGGCATTGCCCGCGACATCACGGCACAAAAACACGCCCTGGAAGCTCTCGAAGCATCAGAGGAAAGATTCCGCGAAATGGTCGATTTGCTGCCTCAGGCAGTCTATGAACTCAACTCGCACGGTCAGGTGACCTTTGCTAATCGTAGCGCACTGGAATCTTATGGTTACGACCAGAGTGATGTCGAGGCCGGGGTTAACGTACGGCAGCTTTTCATGCCCGAGGAGATCGAGAGACTCCTGGTTAACATGCAGAAACGTCTGCGGGGCGAACTTCCGGATGGCCACGAATACATCGCTCTGAGAAAGGACGGCAACACTTTCCCCGTTCTAACATATACCAATCCGATTGTACGCAACGGCAAAACGGTTGGGCTCAGAGGTGTCGCTGTAGATATGACCGAACGCAAAGAGGCAAGTGATCGACTTGAAGCGTCACAGGTACGCTACCGCGAACTCTTCAACTCGGTCGTGGAAGGTTTGGCTCAGGTTGATGAGAACGAGATTATTCAGTTCTGCAACCCGGCTATGGCTGACATTTTCGATGAGGACTCCGTTGACGACCTTGTTGGGAGACAAGTCACCGATTATCTTTCTGACGAGCAGAGTATAATTCTGACAGACCAGACAGCTATGCGCCGGACAGGAGTTTCATCATCGTATGAACTTCGGATTAATACCGCTAAGGGAATCACAAAGACAATCATGGTTTCGGTGGCTCCCCAGTTTGACGATGATGGCAACTACACCGGCGCGTTTGGTGCTGTGCTTGATATTACCGAACGCAAACGGGCCGAGGAAGCGCTGTGGGCGAGTGAAGAGAAATATCGAGGGATATTCGATGAATCTGTTGCTGCCGTTTACATCTTTGATTTTGACAAGAACTTCATAGACTCAAACCAAGCCGGCCTTGAACTTCTGGGCTATTCCAGGAGCGAGCTGCTGAGTATGAGCATTCCCGATGTTGACGCAGACCCAACATTGGTAATAGATGCTCACGCCCAGCTTAACTCCGGTGAGCGTATTGTTAACTATGAACATCAACTGGTCCGAAAGGACGGGCGAGTCATCACCGTTTTGAACAATTCGTTGCCCTTGACCGATGCTGACGGGTCAGTCATAGGTATGCAAAGCACGCTTATCGACATCACCGAGCGCAACCGTGCCGAAGATGCATTGCGAGAGAGCGAGACGCGTCTGGATATGGCTTTACATGGTGCCAGCCTTGGATTGTGGGATCTTAATCTAAAAACGCGTGCAGTCATTCGCAATAACGAATGGGCTGAAATGCTTGGCTACACCTTGGAGGAGATCGACGGCGACGTTCAGTCCTTCAGAGAGCTCGTCCATCCGGACGATAGGGCGGCTCTGAGAAGGGCTGCGTATGTGCACTTTGCCGGGGAGACACCGGCTTTTGAAGTAGAGCACAGGATGAGAACGAAAAGCGGTGAGTGGAAATGGGTTCTCAATTGTGGTCAGGTAACCGAACGGGATAGCAACGACGAACCAGTTAGAATGGTCGGAATTCATCTCGACATCACCGACCGCAAACGAGCCGAGGAAGAGATTCGACGGGCAGAGCAAGTACGGTACAACCAGATTAGAGAGATCGCCGGAGGAGTGTCCCACGAAATATACAATTCTCTTTATCCGGCCATGGTAGCCCTGGAGAAACTTCAAACCGAGATCAAAGGGGCACCGACGAATCACAAAGACAAGCAATCCAGACTACTACGAATGACCTCCAGCGCGGTTGAGCGGGCCATCAGTATGACAGAATTGGTCACCGAATATGCCCGCTTGGAAAACCGTAAGAAGCAGGAATCGGTTAATATCATGTCCGTGGTGCAGAATATCATCGATGACCTGCGTTTTCGTATCGAGGAGATCGGCGTCGAACTATCGGTCGATCTGCCTGATGACCTGTCCTGTGTTTGTAGTGAGGAACACGCCCACAGTGTGTTTAACAATCTGATAAATAATGCCCTGGATGCGTTGGCTGATGCTGACCAGCCTCGCCTTAACATTGCGGGTGAGGTAGTGGATGACGAGAGAATGCGGATCAGGATCACAGATACGGGAACCGGTATTCCTGACGAGAACCTCCCGAAAGTCTTTGATGCGTTTTTCAGTACCAAGCCTCGAACCGGAACCGGACTGGGTTTGGCCATCGTCAAGAAAATAGTCACTCTATACGGCGGAGAGATCACCGTTCGATCCAGTCTTGACACTGGAACGGAATTCGTTATACTACTTACACGGTTCATAGATAACACCGCGTAA